The nucleotide sequence ctaaagtctgtgaaaaatacatttaaaaatccatataaaataaactataatacttaccagcatgaaaagtaatagcacacctaagcagcattttagcgttggaaccatgtttctagctattactcTTTAGGACTGGTAATGTTTAtatgcttgtttacgacatctaCAGATGCGTTTACAGCACATACCGAAAATCCccgagaaagaccgaactgtacggaaaccagggaagtccgtgaaaaatgcatgtacaaattaatataaaataaactacaatacttatcaacaTGAAACTTAAGCACACTTAagaaacacatgatgaacattttagcattggaaccagaattttagctattaccgtttaggactagtagcgtgcccaggaaacggaataataataataataataataataataataataataataataataaatagtaatgATAACAAGAGCGTGATTGCTgacgcaatcacactaataaagAGAATTACATAGAACACAGACCATATATCCAGTCTGATGAAGTTCTTTAATCTTCTCTGCTGCTAACATTAACAGTATAACAGTTATATTCAGCTTTACTTACTCAGCTTTTCTGGATGCTGCAACCACAGGCAGGAGCTTCAGAAGAACCTCGTCTGATGTACAGTGTTTGTTGGTATATTTCTTAAGGACAAACACATCCTCTTCCTGTGCTGatgtcagtaacacaaacaccacagctgACCACTGAGAAGAAgaaagtttgttttgttgtaaatTTCCTGATTGCAGGTAGTGTTGGATTTCCTCAACTAGAGAATGATCATCCAGCtcattcagacagtggaacagattgatggatttctctggTGAGGGATTCTCTGTGATCTTCTTCTTGATGTAATGAACTGTTTCCTGTCTGCTGTCAgagctacttcctgtctgtgtcaCTATGGTTTGTAAGAGGATCGgattggactccagtgagagacccagaagAAAGCGAAGGAACAGATCCAGATGTCCATTTTCCCTCTGTAAAGCCTGATCTACAGCACTCTTGTGTAGATCTAACATTGTAATTTCTCTGAGCAGTGTGGACATTTTAGAAAACAGTcttttctgaagaatatttttctttttattcatgaaTGTCAGATGCACATACAGAGCTGCGAGGTGCTCCTGAACGCTCAGATGAACAAAGCAGTACACTTTACTCTGGTGAAGTCCAAACTCCTCTGTGAAGATCTGAgtacacacacctgaatacaCTGATGCTTCTGTCACACCAATGCCACACTCCatcaggtcttcctcatagaagatcaggtttcCTTTCATCAGCTGCCTGAAAGCCAGTTTACCCAGTTTCAGAACCATTTCTTTATCTGcctctctgctctctgtgtACTTTTTcttgatgatgtttgtctgaatgatgaggaagtgtgtgtacatttgagtcagagtcttggggatctctccactctctgcttcacccaacattctctctagaacagtggctgaaatccagcagaagactgggatgtggcacatgatgtagaggcttcttaatgacttcaggtgtgtgatgattctgttgctcagactctgatctctgatcctcttcctgaaatattcCTCCTTCTGTGGGTCATTGAACCCTCGTACCTCTGTGACTCGATTAATCCACTCAGAGGGGATTTGATCAGCTGCTGCAGGTCGGGAGGTGATCCAgatgagagcagagggaagcagattccctTTGATCAGGTTTATCAGCAGCACATTCACTGATGCTGATTCAgttccatcacacactctcactgtgttctggaaATCCAGAGGGAAACGACACTCATCCAAACCatcaaaaatgaacagaacttTGTGCAGACTGgaaatgtttgtttctttcatctctttaaaaaagaaatgaagaagctCCATCAGACTCAGTTTTTGGTCCTTCATCAGATTGAGCTCTctgaaaggaagtggaaatatgAGATGAACATCCTGATTTGTTTTCCCTTCAGCCCAGTCTAGAATGAatttctgcacagagactgtttttccaatGCCAGCGACTCCCTTTGTCAGAATGCTCCTGATGGGTTTGTCTTCTTCAGATAAAGGTTTAAAGATGTCACTGCAGCTGATTGGTGTTTCCTCTGTTGCTGCTCTCCTGGATGCTGCCTcgatctgtctcacctcatgttcattattgactttCCCACTGTCTCCTTCTGTGATGTAGACctctgtgtagatctcattGAGAAGTGTTGGGTTTCTCTGGTTTGTTATCACATCATTTACATGCTGAAACGTCTTCATCAGATTTAATCTGCATCTCTCCTGAAGATGAGGTCCAGTGGTTACAGACCTACATCTGTAAAATGGTTATAGACATGTGGTGAGATAACAAGCA is from Hemibagrus wyckioides isolate EC202008001 linkage group LG24, SWU_Hwy_1.0, whole genome shotgun sequence and encodes:
- the LOC131344717 gene encoding NLR family CARD domain-containing protein 3-like isoform X3 — its product is MDSDPVASNASLHGAIKKFNHERVPEAVTGFSGLDTISEVQMNKHKGRARIVDLSETQVKISDCAGPSSSSMSSDVCTESPPGLNNEDFSSTHSETNEKRSDSPIPSCASMKSNESMNIPLRFKEKRDSSPRHGDLQRGRDKTEQKIIITDTGCRSVTTGPHLQERCRLNLMKTFQHVNDVITNQRNPTLLNEIYTEVYITEGDSGKVNNEHEVRQIEAASRRAATEETPISCSDIFKPLSEEDKPIRSILTKGVAGIGKTVSVQKFILDWAEGKTNQDVHLIFPLPFRELNLMKDQKLSLMELLHFFFKEMKETNISSLHKVLFIFDGLDECRFPLDFQNTVRVCDGTESASVNVLLINLIKGNLLPSALIWITSRPAAADQIPSEWINRVTEVRGFNDPQKEEYFRKRIRDQSLSNRIITHLKSLRSLYIMCHIPVFCWISATVLERMLGEAESGEIPKTLTQMYTHFLIIQTNIIKKKYTESREADKEMVLKLGKLAFRQLMKGNLIFYEEDLMECGIGVTEASVYSGVCTQIFTEEFGLHQSKVYCFVHLSVQEHLAALYVHLTFMNKKKNILQKRLFSKMSTLLREITMLDLHKSAVDQALQRENGHLDLFLRFLLGLSLESNPILLQTIVTQTGSSSDSRQETVHYIKKKITENPSPEKSINLFHCLNELDDHSLVEEIQHYLQSGNLQQNKLSSSQWSAVVFVLLTSAQEEDVFVLKKYTNKHCTSDEVLLKLLPVVAASRKADFNNCGLKEKGCTALASVLSSESSSLRELDLSGNRFQNSGVKSLSAGLENPHCKLDTLRLCNCKITGEGCAALTSALRSNPSHLRKLDLTGNKLRDSGVKSLSAVLENPHCKLETLGLYNCEISDEGCAALTSALRSNPSHLRELDLTGNKLRDSVVKSLSAVLKNPHCKLETLRLCDCEISDEGCAALTSALRSNPSHLRELDLSRNKLRDSRLKRLSAVLENPHCKLETLRLSNCGGSDKACAALTSALRSNPSHLRELDLSGNKIGDSGVKSLSAVLENPHCKLETLRLYNCEISGEGCAALTSALRSNPSHLRELDLSGNDLRDSGVNLLFSLKDDKRYKLERLRV
- the LOC131344717 gene encoding NLR family CARD domain-containing protein 3-like isoform X4 — its product is MLWELQYQCHRMPEMSVLQDCENSRGNYRSRKSTSPIGHGTLGETQVKISDCAGPSSSSMSSDVCTESPPGLNNEDFSSTHSETNEKRSDSPIPSCASMKSNESMNIPLRFKEKRDSSPRHGDLQRGRDKTEQKIIITDTGCRSVTTGPHLQERCRLNLMKTFQHVNDVITNQRNPTLLNEIYTEVYITEGDSGKVNNEHEVRQIEAASRRAATEETPISCSDIFKPLSEEDKPIRSILTKGVAGIGKTVSVQKFILDWAEGKTNQDVHLIFPLPFRELNLMKDQKLSLMELLHFFFKEMKETNISSLHKVLFIFDGLDECRFPLDFQNTVRVCDGTESASVNVLLINLIKGNLLPSALIWITSRPAAADQIPSEWINRVTEVRGFNDPQKEEYFRKRIRDQSLSNRIITHLKSLRSLYIMCHIPVFCWISATVLERMLGEAESGEIPKTLTQMYTHFLIIQTNIIKKKYTESREADKEMVLKLGKLAFRQLMKGNLIFYEEDLMECGIGVTEASVYSGVCTQIFTEEFGLHQSKVYCFVHLSVQEHLAALYVHLTFMNKKKNILQKRLFSKMSTLLREITMLDLHKSAVDQALQRENGHLDLFLRFLLGLSLESNPILLQTIVTQTGSSSDSRQETVHYIKKKITENPSPEKSINLFHCLNELDDHSLVEEIQHYLQSGNLQQNKLSSSQWSAVVFVLLTSAQEEDVFVLKKYTNKHCTSDEVLLKLLPVVAASRKADFNNCGLKEKGCTALASVLSSESSSLRELDLSGNRFQNSGVKSLSAGLENPHCKLDTLRLCNCKITGEGCAALTSALRSNPSHLRKLDLTGNKLRDSGVKSLSAVLENPHCKLETLGLYNCEISDEGCAALTSALRSNPSHLRELDLTGNKLRDSVVKSLSAVLKNPHCKLETLRLCDCEISDEGCAALTSALRSNPSHLRELDLSRNKLRDSRLKRLSAVLENPHCKLETLRLSNCGGSDKACAALTSALRSNPSHLRELDLSGNKIGDSGVKSLSAVLENPHCKLETLRLYNCEISGEGCAALTSALRSNPSHLRELDLSGNDLRDSGVNLLFSLKDDKRYKLERLRV